The genomic DNA TCGAGCGCAAGGGCGCCGAGAAGATCGGACAGATGCTGAAGGAGGTGCTGTCGGCCCCCTTTGATCTCGGCGACCGTCACGTTCGTCTGTCCGCCTCCTTCGGTTTCGCCGTTTATCCCTTTGCCGGAGAGGTATTCGAGGACCTCCTGAAAAGCGCCGATACCGCGCTTTATCGCTCGAAGCGCCGCGGCCGCGGGCAGATCACCGTCTACTCGCAGGAGATCGCCCAGGAGATGAAGCGCGCGACGCAGCTTGAGCAAGCGCTGCGCAACGCCATCATCGCCAACGAGGTTGACGTGCACTTCCAGCCGATCGTCGATCTGCGCAACGACGCGGTTGTCGGCTTCGAGGCCTTGGCGCGCTGGTGCGATGCCGATCTCGGCTATGTCTCGCCGGCGGTGTTCGTGCCGCTCGCCGAAGAGCGTGGTTTCATCGATTCGCTCGCCGAGGTCCTGCTGCGCAAGGCAGCCCATGCCGCGCTTTCCTGGCCGAAGGAGCTCTTCCTCTCCTTCAATCTCTCCTCGGCGCAGCTCACGGATCCGACCACCAGCCGGCGCCTGCTGTCGATCATCAGCCAGATCGGCCTCGACCCGCGGCGCCTGGAGCTGGAAATCACCGAAACGGCCGTCATGGCCGATGCGGATATCGCCCAGAAGATCGTTGCGGAACTGCGCGCCGCCGGCGTCCGCGTCTCGCTCGACGACTTCGGCACGGGCCAGTCGAGCCTTGGCCGGCTGCGCGACTTCTCCTTCGACAAGGTCAAGATCGACCGGGCCTTCGTCTCGCGCATTTCTGCCGATCGTGCCTCGGAGCATATCATCAAGGCGATCGTGTCGATGTGCGAGGGGCTTGAGCTCGAAGTCGTCGCCGAAGGCATCGAGGATTTTTCCGAAGCCCTGAAACTGAAGGCGCTCGGCTGCGGACTGGGGCAGGGCTACTTCTATGGAAAGCCCGCCGATGCGGTGGCGACGATGCGCTATCTTGCCGATCGCTACCGCGATCTTCCCGCCCAGGCCTGATCCGGGTTAGTCCTCGGCGCCGGACATCGCTGCGCGGTCGCGCCGCCCCTCATCCAGCAGCCAGTCACGCACCCTTTTGGCCTGCGCATTCAGTTCGCGCGATCGCGGCCAGACGACGTAGAAGGCAAGGCCCGTCTTCAGCACGTGTCCGGCGACCGGGACCAGCGCGCCCGAGCGGATCTGCGGATAGATCAAGTGTTCCCAGCCGAGCGCCACGCCTTCGCCGGATAGCACCGCCTGGATCACCAGGACATAGTCGTTGATCGAAAGCCG from Ensifer adhaerens includes the following:
- a CDS encoding putative bifunctional diguanylate cyclase/phosphodiesterase; translation: MTAETPYHRVGREAPAARGDVDQLTGLGNARCLRQCVLDLAEERASDPAPFTIGLANIDGFKPINDLFGPEAGDEILCQVAYRLKACAPEGATIIRFDSDEFAFVLPLIFERKGAEKIGQMLKEVLSAPFDLGDRHVRLSASFGFAVYPFAGEVFEDLLKSADTALYRSKRRGRGQITVYSQEIAQEMKRATQLEQALRNAIIANEVDVHFQPIVDLRNDAVVGFEALARWCDADLGYVSPAVFVPLAEERGFIDSLAEVLLRKAAHAALSWPKELFLSFNLSSAQLTDPTTSRRLLSIISQIGLDPRRLELEITETAVMADADIAQKIVAELRAAGVRVSLDDFGTGQSSLGRLRDFSFDKVKIDRAFVSRISADRASEHIIKAIVSMCEGLELEVVAEGIEDFSEALKLKALGCGLGQGYFYGKPADAVATMRYLADRYRDLPAQA